A region from the Martelella sp. AD-3 genome encodes:
- a CDS encoding toprim domain-containing protein: MISASQLSDQLAARTEQFCRTYLPAGRRAGNYWQVGNKYGDPGRSMAVRLQDAGTRRAGKWADRATHEYGDLLDLLESIVGAGSFSETCKEARRFLNLPEVSADLGRAGNDQEKPPSNFDQVESGRKLFSYGKLFKDTPVERYLRGRDISRFGPALKYHPRVFFRDEDGQSRQLPAMLAAVTDNDGVVMACARTWLDLKNNSVARIAEPKRVSGQLYGNAVRFHSSKAGGDIIAGEGIETVLSIGSVYPGAELAACLTATHLSLFDPPSSCTRLFIGRDNDDAGELANRQLRSRAEERGIEVVDLVPTLDDFNDDLRKFGRQILRENLNRQIMAAITRPVPWASLRMP; the protein is encoded by the coding sequence ATGATTTCTGCCTCCCAACTTTCCGATCAGCTCGCTGCGCGAACCGAACAGTTCTGCCGTACCTATCTGCCCGCCGGTCGGCGGGCGGGCAACTATTGGCAGGTGGGGAACAAGTACGGTGACCCCGGTAGATCCATGGCCGTGCGTCTTCAAGACGCCGGCACGCGCAGAGCTGGCAAGTGGGCCGATCGTGCGACCCATGAATATGGTGATCTTCTCGATCTGCTGGAGAGTATCGTCGGGGCAGGCAGTTTTTCCGAAACCTGCAAGGAAGCCCGCCGTTTCCTGAATCTCCCGGAGGTGTCGGCTGATCTTGGGCGAGCCGGGAACGATCAAGAGAAGCCACCCTCCAATTTCGATCAGGTCGAATCCGGCCGAAAGCTCTTCTCCTACGGCAAACTGTTCAAGGATACGCCCGTAGAGCGCTATCTGCGCGGGCGAGATATCAGCCGCTTCGGGCCAGCCCTCAAGTATCATCCCCGCGTTTTCTTCCGCGATGAGGACGGTCAGTCCCGGCAGTTGCCTGCCATGCTGGCGGCCGTGACGGATAATGACGGCGTGGTCATGGCATGTGCGCGGACCTGGCTCGATCTGAAAAACAACTCTGTCGCGCGCATCGCCGAACCCAAGCGGGTTTCGGGCCAGCTCTACGGCAACGCCGTGCGGTTTCACTCAAGCAAGGCGGGCGGTGACATCATCGCCGGAGAAGGCATTGAAACAGTGCTGTCCATCGGCTCGGTGTATCCGGGCGCGGAGCTGGCAGCCTGTCTGACGGCAACGCATCTGTCTCTGTTCGATCCGCCATCGAGCTGCACGCGGCTGTTCATCGGCCGCGACAACGATGATGCCGGCGAACTGGCAAACCGCCAGTTGCGCAGCCGGGCCGAAGAACGAGGCATCGAGGTGGTCGATCTTGTGCCGACGCTCGACGACTTCAACGACGATCTGCGGAAGTTCGGCAGGCAGATCCTGCGGGAAAACCTCAACCGGCAGATCATGGCGGCGATCACCAGGCCGGTACCATGGGCCAGTCTGCGCATGCCATAA
- a CDS encoding ParB/RepB/Spo0J family partition protein: MQHTKEQKTTKTLILRAVSVSLIDRARVQRSPVAGLPKGEKVFPPGRYRRTTMTSNDIKIIPVRQLALSPLNVRKTEAGPAADAELKASIKADGGIKQNLLVYPAGKNKFLVHGGGRRLKQLQALIEEGALPGDTAVPCKVETEEQAIISSTTENVVRANMHPADQYEAFAAMIEKGYKATEIANQFGVTENLVQRRLKLAEVDPVLLTAFRNDELSLDALTAFTICKDRSRQVEIFEQLKSIYHGINAYQVRHLATEDEVSASDNVAQFVGVDAYTAAGGTVRRDLFSEADDVVLEDVALLHRLATEALNAEAEKLTGKWKWVDVHLSVTYDQYMRYGREYPLPVEPAPEDQAKLDALNGEIEQMEEIGEEAWTDEVQARWDQLHNDLEALSADVKRSEYTDEQRARAGCVVSIDHRGALRVETGLVHPDDKRQQVRSGGSETMSAEEKRKEAGVSNSLSADLRAIRHQNLQAHLASDYQTAFDAMLYSMIVRLPIAYAAAPIDISMRQAEVFKSREYLEDTVAAAMLEEIKNTLDLSWISLESPQDFITMSALPMEKKQALFAWATAQAVQQQLANDDHSSPVLEEIGRRCSTDVAYCWRPDAKNYWSRVPKKHALSVAAEVIGQKWADERRDFKKDALAASMETAFREGADERVGIDPETAKRTARWLPEGMAFESSDEQPQGEVENPEPDVLPAFLKAAAE; the protein is encoded by the coding sequence ATGCAACATACGAAAGAACAAAAAACAACCAAAACGTTGATTTTGCGAGCTGTGTCGGTTTCACTGATCGATAGAGCAAGAGTTCAGCGAAGCCCGGTTGCCGGGCTTCCAAAAGGAGAGAAAGTCTTTCCTCCCGGCCGATACCGGAGAACAACAATGACCTCGAACGACATCAAGATCATCCCCGTCAGGCAGCTCGCGCTCAGCCCGCTCAACGTTCGCAAGACCGAGGCCGGCCCGGCCGCCGATGCGGAGCTGAAAGCCTCGATTAAGGCCGACGGCGGCATCAAGCAAAACCTGCTCGTCTATCCCGCAGGCAAGAACAAGTTCCTGGTCCATGGAGGCGGTCGCCGGCTGAAGCAGCTGCAGGCGCTGATCGAAGAAGGCGCGCTGCCGGGCGACACGGCCGTGCCCTGCAAGGTCGAGACCGAAGAGCAGGCTATCATCAGCTCGACCACGGAAAACGTCGTGCGTGCCAATATGCACCCCGCCGACCAGTATGAGGCCTTCGCGGCGATGATCGAAAAGGGCTATAAGGCCACCGAAATCGCCAATCAGTTCGGCGTGACCGAAAACCTCGTGCAGCGCCGCCTCAAACTGGCCGAGGTCGATCCGGTTCTTCTCACGGCTTTCCGCAACGACGAGCTCTCCCTGGATGCGCTGACGGCGTTCACGATCTGCAAGGACCGGAGCCGTCAGGTCGAGATCTTCGAGCAGCTCAAGTCTATCTATCACGGCATCAACGCCTATCAGGTTCGCCACCTGGCTACGGAGGACGAAGTGTCGGCGAGCGATAATGTCGCCCAATTTGTCGGCGTCGATGCTTATACGGCCGCCGGTGGAACGGTACGCAGGGATCTGTTTTCCGAAGCGGACGATGTTGTTCTCGAAGATGTTGCATTGTTGCATCGTCTGGCGACCGAGGCATTGAACGCGGAGGCGGAGAAGCTGACGGGAAAGTGGAAATGGGTCGATGTGCATCTCTCGGTCACCTATGACCAATATATGCGCTATGGTCGCGAATACCCCCTCCCCGTCGAGCCGGCCCCTGAGGATCAGGCCAAGCTCGATGCCTTGAACGGCGAGATCGAGCAGATGGAGGAGATCGGCGAGGAGGCCTGGACCGACGAGGTGCAGGCGCGCTGGGATCAACTCCATAACGATCTGGAGGCGCTATCCGCAGACGTGAAGCGGTCGGAATACACCGATGAACAGCGCGCCCGGGCAGGCTGCGTTGTGTCCATCGATCATCGCGGAGCGTTGAGGGTTGAGACCGGTCTGGTGCATCCGGACGACAAGCGGCAGCAGGTTCGCTCTGGCGGCTCTGAAACGATGTCGGCCGAAGAAAAACGCAAGGAGGCTGGCGTGTCGAATTCGCTTTCGGCGGATCTGCGTGCGATCCGGCATCAGAACCTGCAGGCCCACCTTGCCAGCGACTATCAAACTGCCTTCGACGCGATGCTCTATTCGATGATCGTCCGCCTGCCCATCGCCTATGCCGCCGCGCCGATCGATATCTCGATGCGTCAGGCGGAGGTCTTTAAGAGCCGTGAATATCTGGAGGATACGGTCGCGGCTGCCATGCTTGAGGAAATCAAGAACACGCTCGACCTGTCGTGGATCTCGCTCGAGAGTCCGCAGGATTTCATCACGATGTCGGCGCTGCCGATGGAAAAGAAGCAGGCGCTGTTCGCCTGGGCGACGGCGCAGGCTGTTCAGCAGCAATTGGCCAACGACGACCATAGCTCGCCGGTTCTTGAGGAGATCGGCCGCCGTTGCAGCACTGATGTTGCATATTGCTGGCGTCCGGACGCGAAAAACTACTGGTCGCGCGTGCCGAAAAAGCATGCCCTTTCCGTCGCCGCGGAGGTTATCGGTCAGAAATGGGCTGATGAGCGCCGCGACTTCAAGAAGGATGCGCTGGCCGCCTCGATGGAGACAGCTTTCCGGGAGGGGGCTGACGAACGGGTCGGCATCGATCCGGAAACGGCCAAGCGCACCGCGCGCTGGCTGCCCGAGGGCATGGCCTTCGAGAGCTCTGATGAGCAGCCGCAGGGCGAGGTCGAAAACCCGGAACCCGATGTGCTGCCGGCGTTCCTGAAAGCCGCCGCTGAATAG
- a CDS encoding DUF736 family protein, whose translation MKKPSGGQRPPSFAPGKLGFPGKRNGCLAHGGPLKTTQSTEQEMKNMERLNYVQFDATRETFEGNIASLEFDEDIRGVKLDNNNEGSPAYRVYGKTPKDREVEIGAVWRRKNEQGQEYFQMSVHMPGRTVRANLGKYPGEIDDKLMSVIFWRD comes from the coding sequence ATGAAAAAGCCGTCGGGCGGGCAGCGCCCTCCCTCCTTTGCCCCCGGAAAACTTGGTTTTCCAGGGAAAAGGAATGGATGCCTTGCCCATGGCGGACCGTTGAAAACAACGCAATCGACGGAGCAAGAAATGAAGAATATGGAGCGCTTGAACTACGTGCAGTTTGACGCAACGCGGGAAACATTCGAAGGCAATATCGCATCGCTTGAGTTTGACGAAGACATTCGCGGCGTCAAACTTGACAACAACAATGAAGGCTCACCTGCATATCGCGTTTACGGCAAAACCCCGAAAGACCGGGAGGTGGAGATCGGGGCAGTTTGGCGGCGTAAGAACGAACAGGGTCAGGAGTACTTTCAGATGTCGGTGCATATGCCGGGACGCACTGTGCGGGCAAATCTTGGCAAGTATCCGGGCGAGATCGATGACAAGCTCATGTCAGTGATCTTCTGGCGCGATTAG
- a CDS encoding L,D-transpeptidase — MQLEMPKPIQITGALASLVIVFLLLGCVADPSTEVTIDADQQKSGGGPSLISFKTTEPPGTIIVEPDDHKLYLVQEADTALAYNVAVGREGHDFSGKAVIGRKAEWPTWTPTSSMIRDRPKVNAPIATGLPGSETNPLGARALYLYQDGTDTLYRIHGTNDPSSIGKSVSSGCIRLLNSDAIDLYDRVGVGTHVVVR, encoded by the coding sequence ATGCAGCTGGAAATGCCGAAACCAATTCAGATTACGGGAGCACTGGCGTCCCTAGTCATAGTCTTCCTTCTTCTCGGTTGCGTCGCGGATCCTTCGACGGAAGTGACAATAGATGCCGACCAGCAGAAAAGCGGCGGCGGGCCATCGCTGATTAGCTTCAAGACAACAGAACCGCCCGGAACAATCATCGTAGAGCCGGATGACCACAAGCTCTATCTTGTCCAGGAGGCCGACACGGCGCTGGCCTACAACGTGGCAGTCGGCAGAGAAGGCCATGACTTTTCGGGAAAGGCTGTCATTGGGAGGAAAGCCGAATGGCCGACCTGGACGCCAACGAGCTCAATGATACGCGACCGTCCAAAGGTGAACGCACCTATAGCCACGGGACTGCCCGGCAGCGAGACGAATCCGCTCGGCGCTCGCGCCCTATACCTTTACCAGGATGGCACCGACACGCTCTATCGTATTCACGGCACGAATGATCCGTCTTCGATTGGAAAGTCAGTTTCGAGTGGCTGCATCCGCCTGCTCAACAGCGATGCCATTGATTTATATGATCGTGTAGGCGTAGGCACCCACGTCGTCGTCCGTTAG
- a CDS encoding strawberry notch family protein, which translates to MTIVEAVTTGTPVTDDPAAILNAARILLPILESGTSISSSALRDAMERASGGSDTDGTWLWKHAYEAAECAQVLFLQKYGATMCKQAKTPQQLVTMFETIASLSPSQTNRSDESQALQQFSTPLPLAFAAARAAAITAADLVLEPSAGTGLLAAFAAMAGADLHLNEISQTRAALLTELFAGSDVTRHDAGTIHDRLNPSVDPSVILMNPPFSAAPGVTRRYRAATAHHLRSALARLRPGGRLVLISGASFTAQSHSWRSFFDDLQQAASVVFTASISGKAYARHGTTVETRLTVFDKVPQSVEPLEFARCETAGELLDIVVEHCPARLATTTSSTTPHPAPPAAALAQIRAKARATAKTSTAHPLDNAEICDVAYQARDDMSAGGQGSDEIYEPYEVQTIAIDHAKPHPGELVQSAAMASVQAPLPSYRPRLPAQLIADGVLSAPQLETVIYAGEAHETFLKGTYDVVDDFASIQPAKAEASAFSVEALPEDASKTVLKSTRFRRGFFLGDGTGCGKGRQVAAVILDNWLKGRRKALWISRSDKLIEDARRDWQALGGAPADIIPISSFPQGRPIPEQPGILFVTYATLRSQARQDKKSRLAQILDWIGHDFDGVIAFDEAHAMANAISAKGERGERKPSEQGRVGLLLQNAVPSARVLYVSATGATTVSNLAYASRLGLWQTGDFPFSTRADFIASMEDGGIAAMEVISRDLKALGLYTARLLSFKDVEYEMLVHELTEAQTEIYDAYANAYQIIHQNLEKALEAVGITADGATLNPRAKSAARSAFEGNKQRFFNHLITAMKCPSVLRAIQADIDDGHAPVVQIVSTGEALMERRIAEIPPSEWNDLNVDVTPREYVLDYLNSSFPTQLFEAFEDENGELRSRPVHDANGNPVVSREALEARDELIEHLGALPPVQSALDQIICHFGTEQVAEITGRSRRIVKTRDGRMKLERRPASSNYSETDAFMGDSKKILAFSDAGGTGRSYHADLAATNRRKRVHYLLEAGWRADAAIQGLGRTHRTNQAQPPLFRPCATNVKGEKRFLSTIARRLDSLGAITKGQRQTGGQNMFRPEDNLESDYARAALRRFFSQLYAGKIPSCSLTKFEEVTGLALTDHDGSLRETLPPISQFLNRCLALTIAMQNTVFEAFTQILDGIVEEAIEAGTYEVGLETLTGERFMVKKRVPIYEHGHSKTDILTIERLTRNKPMTLDDARRFMERQPDAQTYLDKKTGDAAIVIPSATWFTEAGDPIRRVQLIQPMFKKAMHRSRLADSSWKPVERAAFERAWATKVESIPQFDTSTITIVAGLLLPIWQHLPQSNTQVYRLIAEDGERVLGRMLTHIDAVNLAAQLGVSDAIKLDPEEVLQALLIGNAQFTLSNKIKLRRSKVMDRHRIEMLDFKPGDVKAFKALGCYTETIAWKTRLFVPDDESVLAKVLEGTKIVAVRERWT; encoded by the coding sequence ATGACCATCGTCGAAGCCGTTACGACCGGAACCCCCGTCACCGATGATCCTGCCGCCATTTTGAACGCAGCCAGGATCTTGTTGCCGATCCTCGAAAGCGGGACCAGCATCTCGTCATCTGCGTTGCGAGACGCCATGGAGCGAGCATCAGGCGGTTCCGATACGGACGGAACCTGGCTGTGGAAGCACGCCTATGAGGCCGCCGAATGCGCCCAGGTTCTGTTCCTGCAAAAATACGGCGCCACCATGTGCAAGCAGGCGAAGACGCCGCAGCAACTGGTGACGATGTTCGAGACCATCGCCAGCCTGTCGCCGAGCCAGACGAACCGTTCCGATGAATCTCAGGCCCTTCAGCAATTTTCCACTCCCCTGCCCCTGGCGTTCGCCGCCGCGCGTGCGGCGGCGATCACCGCCGCCGACCTTGTTCTCGAACCATCGGCCGGCACGGGACTTTTGGCTGCTTTCGCCGCCATGGCCGGCGCAGACCTACATCTCAACGAGATTTCGCAAACGCGCGCTGCCTTGCTGACTGAGCTGTTCGCCGGATCAGACGTTACCCGCCATGATGCCGGCACAATCCATGACCGGCTCAACCCGTCGGTCGATCCGTCGGTCATTCTCATGAACCCGCCCTTTTCGGCCGCCCCGGGCGTCACTCGCCGTTACAGGGCCGCGACCGCGCATCATTTGCGCTCTGCCCTCGCCCGACTTCGCCCTGGCGGCCGCCTTGTGTTGATTTCCGGCGCTTCCTTTACGGCGCAGTCGCATTCGTGGCGCTCGTTTTTCGACGACCTGCAGCAAGCGGCTTCAGTTGTCTTCACCGCTTCGATTTCGGGCAAAGCCTATGCCCGGCATGGCACGACCGTCGAAACGCGCCTGACCGTGTTCGACAAGGTGCCGCAGTCGGTCGAACCGCTGGAGTTCGCGCGCTGCGAAACCGCGGGCGAGCTGCTGGACATTGTGGTTGAGCACTGCCCTGCCCGGTTGGCAACGACGACTTCCTCGACAACGCCGCATCCTGCTCCGCCCGCAGCTGCCTTGGCACAGATTCGCGCCAAGGCACGCGCGACCGCTAAAACCTCGACAGCGCATCCCCTGGACAACGCCGAGATCTGCGACGTTGCCTATCAGGCCCGCGACGACATGAGCGCGGGCGGTCAGGGCTCGGATGAAATCTATGAGCCCTACGAGGTTCAGACGATCGCGATTGATCACGCCAAGCCGCATCCCGGCGAACTGGTCCAGTCGGCCGCCATGGCGTCCGTACAGGCCCCGCTTCCTTCTTATCGGCCCCGCCTTCCAGCGCAGCTGATAGCCGATGGCGTCTTGTCAGCCCCTCAGCTCGAAACCGTGATCTATGCCGGCGAGGCCCACGAGACGTTTCTGAAAGGCACTTACGATGTGGTCGATGACTTTGCGTCGATCCAGCCCGCAAAGGCCGAAGCCAGCGCCTTTTCTGTCGAAGCGCTGCCGGAGGACGCCTCGAAGACCGTCCTGAAAAGTACACGGTTCCGGCGCGGTTTCTTTCTCGGTGATGGCACCGGTTGCGGTAAGGGTCGACAGGTTGCCGCCGTTATCCTCGACAACTGGCTGAAGGGCCGTCGCAAGGCCCTTTGGATTTCCCGCAGCGACAAGCTGATCGAGGATGCCCGGCGCGATTGGCAGGCGCTCGGTGGCGCGCCCGCCGATATTATCCCGATCTCGAGCTTTCCCCAGGGGCGGCCAATCCCGGAGCAGCCGGGCATTCTGTTCGTGACCTATGCCACGCTGCGCAGCCAGGCCAGGCAGGACAAGAAAAGCCGCCTTGCTCAGATCCTCGACTGGATCGGTCATGACTTCGATGGCGTCATCGCGTTCGATGAGGCCCATGCAATGGCCAATGCCATTAGCGCCAAAGGCGAGCGCGGCGAACGCAAGCCATCGGAGCAGGGTCGCGTCGGGCTTCTCCTGCAGAATGCCGTTCCGAGCGCGCGCGTGCTCTATGTGTCGGCGACCGGAGCCACAACGGTCAGCAATCTGGCCTATGCCTCACGGCTCGGCCTTTGGCAGACCGGCGACTTTCCGTTCAGCACGCGGGCCGATTTCATCGCCTCCATGGAAGACGGCGGGATCGCCGCCATGGAGGTGATTTCACGCGACCTGAAGGCGCTTGGCCTCTATACGGCTCGCCTGCTTTCGTTCAAGGATGTCGAGTATGAGATGCTCGTACATGAGCTGACCGAGGCACAGACCGAGATCTATGACGCCTATGCCAACGCGTATCAGATCATTCACCAGAACCTTGAGAAGGCGCTGGAAGCCGTCGGTATCACGGCGGACGGAGCAACGCTTAATCCGCGCGCCAAAAGCGCCGCGCGATCGGCGTTCGAGGGCAACAAACAGCGGTTCTTCAACCATCTGATCACCGCGATGAAATGCCCTTCGGTGTTGCGGGCGATCCAGGCGGACATCGATGATGGTCATGCGCCCGTCGTCCAGATCGTCTCGACCGGCGAGGCGCTGATGGAGCGCCGTATCGCGGAAATCCCGCCATCGGAGTGGAACGACCTCAATGTAGACGTGACGCCCCGCGAATATGTGCTGGACTATCTCAACAGCTCCTTTCCGACCCAGCTATTCGAAGCCTTCGAGGACGAGAACGGGGAACTGCGCTCCCGCCCGGTTCACGATGCAAACGGCAATCCGGTTGTCAGCCGGGAAGCGCTCGAAGCGCGTGATGAGCTCATCGAGCATCTTGGCGCCTTGCCTCCCGTTCAGTCGGCGCTTGACCAGATCATTTGCCATTTCGGGACCGAACAGGTGGCCGAAATCACCGGCCGCTCGCGCCGGATCGTCAAGACGCGCGACGGGCGCATGAAACTGGAGCGCCGTCCGGCATCGTCGAACTACTCCGAAACCGATGCGTTCATGGGCGACAGCAAGAAAATACTGGCATTCTCGGACGCCGGCGGGACCGGCCGTTCATATCATGCCGATCTTGCAGCGACGAATAGGCGCAAGCGTGTCCATTATCTGCTTGAAGCCGGATGGCGCGCGGATGCGGCCATTCAGGGGCTTGGACGCACGCACAGGACCAATCAGGCGCAACCGCCCTTGTTCCGCCCCTGTGCGACCAATGTGAAAGGCGAGAAGCGGTTCCTGTCCACGATCGCACGTCGCCTCGACAGTCTTGGCGCCATCACCAAAGGTCAGCGCCAGACTGGCGGTCAAAATATGTTCCGACCGGAAGACAATCTGGAGAGCGACTACGCCCGCGCTGCATTGCGCCGGTTCTTCAGCCAGCTCTATGCTGGCAAGATTCCGTCGTGCTCGCTGACGAAGTTCGAGGAGGTGACCGGTCTGGCGCTGACCGATCATGACGGGTCGCTACGCGAAACCCTGCCCCCGATCAGCCAGTTTCTCAATCGCTGCCTGGCGCTCACGATTGCTATGCAGAACACGGTGTTTGAAGCATTCACCCAAATCCTCGACGGGATCGTCGAAGAGGCGATTGAGGCTGGCACCTATGAGGTCGGCCTTGAGACGCTCACGGGTGAACGCTTCATGGTCAAAAAGCGCGTGCCGATCTACGAACACGGTCACAGCAAGACCGACATCCTGACGATCGAGAGGCTGACCCGCAACAAACCGATGACGCTCGACGATGCGCGCCGGTTCATGGAGCGTCAGCCTGACGCCCAAACCTATCTCGACAAGAAGACCGGCGACGCTGCCATTGTTATCCCATCGGCGACCTGGTTCACCGAAGCGGGCGATCCGATCCGGCGTGTGCAGTTGATCCAGCCGATGTTTAAAAAGGCGATGCACCGATCGAGGCTGGCGGATTCCAGCTGGAAGCCCGTCGAGCGCGCTGCGTTCGAAAGGGCATGGGCAACCAAGGTCGAGAGCATCCCGCAATTCGACACATCGACGATCACGATTGTGGCCGGCCTTCTGCTGCCAATCTGGCAGCACCTTCCACAGTCCAACACGCAGGTCTACCGCCTCATTGCCGAGGACGGAGAGCGTGTTCTCGGCCGCATGCTGACCCATATCGATGCGGTCAATCTCGCGGCTCAGCTTGGCGTTTCGGATGCCATCAAGCTTGATCCCGAGGAGGTGCTGCAAGCCCTCCTCATTGGCAATGCCCAATTCACATTGTCCAATAAAATCAAGCTTCGGAGGTCGAAAGTGATGGATCGCCACCGCATCGAGATGCTAGACTTCAAACCGGGGGATGTGAAAGCTTTCAAGGCGCTTGGCTGCTACACGGAGACCATCGCATGGAAGACACGCCTTTTCGTTCCGGACGACGAAAGCGTTCTCGCAAAAGTGCTGGAAGGCACGAAGATCGTCGCAGTCAGGGAGAGGTGGACATGA
- a CDS encoding DNA-binding transcriptional regulator encodes MSKAGSRMLEGARQALAYASGEADAADYGIHIPEKVDVKAIRKRQNLSQKVFAARFGLSVGRLRDWEQGRSEVDPSSRVLLTVIDREPAAVERALQRH; translated from the coding sequence ATGAGCAAAGCAGGTTCGAGAATGTTGGAAGGCGCGCGGCAGGCCCTTGCTTATGCCTCCGGTGAAGCCGATGCTGCGGATTATGGTATCCATATTCCTGAAAAGGTTGATGTTAAAGCGATCCGCAAGCGACAGAACCTTTCGCAGAAAGTCTTTGCGGCCCGCTTCGGCCTTTCAGTCGGACGGCTGCGCGATTGGGAACAGGGGCGCTCGGAGGTTGACCCCTCGTCGCGGGTGCTTCTGACTGTGATTGATCGTGAACCCGCCGCCGTCGAACGGGCTTTGCAGAGGCATTGA
- a CDS encoding antitoxin, translated as MPQPQASEAREAKLFRNNKSQAVRIPADFELPGDRVLIHREGSRLVIEPAPNKNLLDILARLKPLGPDDQLPDVDETLLPARKIDL; from the coding sequence ATGCCCCAGCCCCAAGCGTCCGAAGCACGTGAAGCCAAGTTGTTTCGCAACAACAAGAGTCAGGCGGTTCGTATCCCGGCCGATTTCGAACTTCCGGGCGACCGTGTGCTGATACATCGGGAGGGAAGCCGACTTGTGATCGAACCTGCCCCAAACAAAAATCTTCTGGACATTCTGGCGCGACTGAAGCCGCTCGGCCCTGATGACCAGCTTCCCGACGTCGATGAGACCCTGCTGCCAGCAAGGAAAATCGACCTTTGA
- a CDS encoding type II toxin-antitoxin system VapC family toxin, with protein MSRLYMLDTNIVSDLARNPAGAVVGHIADVGQDTICVSIITAAELCYGCERKGSAKLTAQVEAILGGMQILALGAPAHARYGRIRAGLEAAGTPIGPNDLLIAAHALAVDAVLVTANTREFLRVPGLQVENWLD; from the coding sequence TTGAGCCGCCTTTACATGCTCGACACGAATATCGTGTCGGATCTCGCGCGTAATCCGGCCGGCGCCGTCGTCGGCCATATCGCTGATGTCGGGCAGGATACGATCTGCGTCAGCATTATCACCGCGGCTGAGCTATGCTATGGCTGCGAACGCAAGGGATCTGCCAAGCTGACAGCCCAGGTCGAGGCCATTCTTGGCGGCATGCAAATACTCGCATTGGGTGCGCCAGCACATGCCCGGTACGGCCGCATCAGAGCAGGCCTCGAAGCAGCCGGTACGCCGATCGGTCCAAATGACCTGCTGATTGCAGCCCATGCCTTGGCTGTCGATGCTGTGCTGGTAACAGCCAATACGCGCGAATTCCTTCGGGTGCCCGGTCTCCAGGTTGAAAACTGGCTGGACTGA
- a CDS encoding DUF2493 domain-containing protein — protein MNAYTTEVQQPQSPTAHLLQEIALFGYRPNGDEHDYRPLPNAETVEIGVAGIFESLETMFTNTRLEDELSEVLWAVANVFHRRLTRAQKKLDDNEAEQRSLIAVQDGSEISSVELERKAAEGDTLTEMRNAFEAMRDLAADHYRVSVGCEWLPRTGSKTSFNGLTAAVIDSRDYLARKRHEEKEIYCPTGTKIAFTGGADYQDHETIFHALDQTHKKYPDMVLIHGGSPKGAELIAAKWAELRKVAQVVCKPDWTAHRNKSAPFKRNDKIVEMMPKGMIVTPGNGINQNLADKARKAGIPLMKVGF, from the coding sequence ATGAACGCCTACACAACCGAAGTTCAGCAGCCGCAGAGCCCGACCGCGCACCTCCTCCAAGAAATCGCCCTCTTTGGCTACCGCCCGAACGGCGATGAGCACGACTACCGCCCTCTTCCCAACGCAGAGACTGTTGAGATCGGTGTCGCCGGCATATTCGAAAGCCTCGAAACCATGTTCACCAACACCCGGCTGGAAGACGAACTGTCCGAGGTGCTGTGGGCCGTCGCCAATGTGTTTCACCGCCGTCTGACCCGAGCGCAGAAGAAGCTCGATGACAATGAAGCCGAACAGCGAAGCTTGATCGCTGTGCAGGATGGCAGTGAGATCAGCAGCGTCGAACTGGAAAGGAAAGCTGCCGAAGGGGATACGCTGACTGAAATGCGCAATGCCTTCGAGGCGATGCGAGATCTTGCCGCGGATCACTATAGGGTAAGCGTCGGCTGTGAATGGCTACCGCGCACTGGTTCAAAGACCTCGTTCAATGGGCTTACCGCAGCGGTTATCGACAGTCGCGACTATCTCGCCAGGAAGCGCCACGAAGAGAAGGAAATCTATTGCCCGACCGGCACCAAGATCGCGTTCACGGGCGGCGCCGACTATCAGGACCACGAGACCATCTTCCATGCTCTCGACCAGACGCACAAAAAGTACCCGGATATGGTTCTGATCCACGGCGGTTCGCCCAAGGGGGCCGAGCTCATCGCCGCCAAATGGGCAGAACTTCGCAAGGTGGCGCAGGTGGTTTGCAAGCCCGACTGGACCGCGCACCGCAACAAGTCCGCGCCCTTCAAGCGCAACGACAAGATTGTCGAAATGATGCCCAAGGGGATGATCGTCACGCCCGGTAATGGCATCAACCAGAACCTGGCCGACAAGGCACGCAAGGCAGGTATTCCGCTCATGAAGGTCGGCTTCTAG